The sequence below is a genomic window from Arthrobacter sp. U41.
GGGGTCAGTTCCGGCCCATCCGGCGGCCGATTATGGGCGCGATCTGACCCCTCGTTGGTGTAGTGGGAGGCCTGGGGGGTGCTGTCGCCCGCGTCCCGGAGGTGCTGCATGGGCGCCCTTGCGGTGGCATCCGGACGCGGCCGCCTGAACAAACAACCGCCGCCGGCCTCCGCCTAGTCCGCGGCGGCGCCTTCGGCGTACGGCGCGTCCCCGGTCGCCACGGGGTTCGAGGGCTTGTTGGACCACTCGGAGAATGACCCGGGATAGAGCGCCGCCGGGAATCCGGCGATTTCGAGGGCAGCAATTTCGTGGGCCGCCGTGACGCCGGAGCCGCAGTAAACGGCGGTCGGGACGTCGGCGCGAACCCCGAGGCCCGTGAAGCGATCCCGCAAGGCCGCCGGGGGCAGGAACCTGCCTTCTGCACCGACGTTGCCGGTGGTGGGGGCGCTCACGGCTCCCGGGATGTGGCCGGCACGCGGGTCCACCGGCTCGAATTCCCCGCGATACCGCTCCCCCGCCCGGGCGTCCAGCAACAGCCCCTGCCCGGCCCAGGACGCCGCCTGCCCGGCGTCGATCACGGGCATGGCACCGCCCGACAGCACGACGTCACCCGGTTCCGCCTGCCGTTCGCCACTTTCGAGGTCGAAGCCCGCGCCACGCCACGCGGCCAGGCCGCCGTCGAGCAGGTACACCTCGGGAAAGCCGGCATTCCGCAGCATCCACCAGAGCCGTGCCGCGGCCAGGTTGCCACTGTCGTCATAAGCCACCAGGACGTCACCGCTGCGGACGCCCCAGGAGCGGACCGACGCCTGGAACTGCTCCAACGGCGGGAGCGGGTGCCGGCCGCGGCTTGGATCCGCCGGACCGGCCAGTTCACTGGCGAGGTCCACGAAGACGGCGCCCGGGAGGTGCCCCGCGCGGTACTGCTCCCGGCCGTGCGGGTCGCCGAGCGCCCAGCGCACATCGAGCAACACCGTTCCCGGGCCGGTTGTGTCGGCGCCGTCCAGCCGGTCCTTCAGGGTGGCCACATCCATGAGCGTCTGCATCCGCCCACTCTATCCATGGGAATCTGCCGGCGCGGGTACGCTGGTGCGGTGATCAGAGCACAACAGCAGGACAGGGCCTGGGCCGACGGGGCACTTCGCCGCATCAACGCCGAGAACAACCGGTCCGCAGACACCCACCTGTATTCGGTCCCGCTTCCGGAGCACTGGGGCGTCCAGCTCTACCTCAAGGACGAGTCAACGCACCGGACCGGCAGCCTGAAGCACCGCCTGGCCCGGTCACTGTTCCTCTTCGGGCTGGTCAACGGCTGGATCCGCGAAGGCACCACCATCGTTGAAGCCTCCAGCGGCAGCACGGCCGTGTCGGAGGCCTACTTCGCCCAGCTGCTGGGGCTGCCGTTCATTGCGGTGATGGCCCGGACCACCAGCCGGGAGAAAATCGCGCTGATCGAGCAATTCGGCGGCTCCTGCCTGCTCGTGGACCATGCCTCGGAGGTCTACGGGGCCGCTGCGGACCTCGCACGGCGCACCGACGGCCACTACATGGACCAGTTCACGTACGCCGAACGGGCCACGGACTGGCGCGGCAACAACAACATCGCCGAGTCGATTTTTGGCCAGCTCGCCCTCGAGGAGCACCCGATCCCCCGCTGGATCGTGGTGGGCGCCGGCACCGGCGGCACCAGCGCCACCATCGGCCGGTATCTCCGGTACCACCGCCACAACACCGAACTGGCCGTCGTGGATCCGGAGAACTCCGCGTTCTACCCCGGCTGGCTGGAAAGCCGCGGGGCACCCGGCGGCGGCCCCGGCAGCGGCCCAGCCGCCCCGGACCCCGTCGCCGCAGCGGCCGCCGGGGGGCAGCCCTCGCGGATCGAGGGAATCGGCCGGGCGCGGCTGGAACCCAGCTTTGTCCCGGCCGTCATCGACCACATGATCCCGGTACCGGACGCGGCTTCGGTGGCCGCGATGCGTCATCTGCTCGACCACGCCGGCCTGCACGCGGGCCCTTCCACCGGCACCAACCTGTGGGGGGTCTGGCAGCTCATCGCGGCCATGATCGCCGAGGGCCAGCGCGGCAGTGTCGTGTCGCTGATGTGCGACGGCGGGGACCGCTATGCCGGGAACTATTACAGCCCGGACTGGCTGCGGTCCCAGGGCCTGGACCCCGAGCCGCATGAAGCGACCCTCCGGGAGTTCTTCGCCAGCGGCACCTGGCCGCACTAGGCGTCCGGGTCAGGTGTACCGGTTCTTTCCTAGATCTCGACGCTGTCCCCGCTCGAGAGGTGCCGGTATTCGGTGCCGTACCTGGCGCCGAACCGGCTCACATGCCCTTCCACCAGCCGGCGGCCGTTCTCATTGAGCAGGGCATCGTGGATCGGGAAGGCTTTCGGGGCGCGGACTCCGATCACGAAGTCGACCACCTCCCCCACCTTGTTCCAGGGTGCGTGGACCGGCACCAGCAGCGTCCGGACCTCCACGCCGTCGGGCACGATGAAGGAATCGCCGGGGTGGTAGACGTTGGAGTCCACGAAGTAGCCGATATTGGCCACCACCGGAATCTGCGGATGGATCAGCGCGTGCTGCCCCCCGAAGCTCCGGACGGAGAATCCGGCCGTCTCGAAGTCCTCGCCGGGGGCCACGGCATGGATCCGGGGCCCGGCGTCGGGCGCCTTCTCCCGCAGCTGCGCCGCGACCCCCGCCGGCGCGAACAGCTGCAGCGAACCGCCGGCCAGCAGGGCTGCGGTGACGGCGTCGACGTCGATGTGGTCGGGATGTTCGTGGGTGATCAGCACGGCGTCGGCGCCGGCGAGGGCCTGGTCCGTCTCGGAGAAGTTTCCCGGGTCGAACACCAGCACCTTGCCGTCCTTCTCCAACCGGACACAGGCATGCGTATACTTCGTCAGCAACATCTGGCCAGCCTAGGGTTCCTCCCCGGCGGTGTCCACGTACCCGGCTGGTAATCTGGGACCTTGCCACCACCCCGTACCGAGACCACCAGCGAAGCGAGTTCCACGATGTCCCAGGGCGCCACCGCCGACGGCAGCCGGACAACGCTGCCTGCCCCTGCCGCAGTCAAAGAGCAGCGCGTCACGAAGCAGCGACTCGCGGTGAGCGCCGTCCTGGACGAGCTGCCGGACTTCGTTAGCACCCAGGAGCTGCACCGCATATTGCAGGACCGAGGCACCTCGGTGTCCCTCGCCACCTCCTACCGGATCCTGCAGTCCCTCGCGGATGAGGGCCTGGTGGACGTCCTCCGCAACGCCGACGGCGAGGCCGTCTACCGGCGCTGCGCCGTCACCGGCCATCACCACCATCTGCTGTGCCGCAGCTGCGGCAAGGCCGTCGAGGTCGAGGCCCCCGCGGTCGAGGCCTGGGCCGCCCGGACGGCGACCGAGCACGGCTTCACAGCGGTGGAACACACGGTCGAGATTTTCGGGCTCTGCCCGGACTGTACCGCCCGGGCTGCCGGCTAGTTCCTGGACCCGGAGGCGGGAACGGGAGCCTCGTCCTCGGCGTCGTCGGCGGTGATCAGGATGTTGCCCTCCGAAATGGATTCGGACAGGACATCATGCTCAATCGCGGTGGCCAGCGGCTTTTGCCTGACGAAGCACATCAGCACGGCGGCGACCACCGCCAGCGGTACCATCCAGATGAAGATCGGCGTCAGCGCGTCGTTGTAGGAGGAGATAATCGCCTCCTTGACCGGCGCCGGAAGCTGGCTGACCACTGCCGGGGTCAGCGAGTTCGCTCCGCCGGGGGTGCCGCCGCCTGTTGCCGCGGCCGGCAGGCGCTCGGCGAGCAGCTCGGCCAGCCGGCTCGCGAACAGGCTGCCCACCATGGCGGAGCCGAGGGTGGCCCCGATCTGGCGGAAGAAGTTGTTCGACGCCGTTGCGGTGCCGACCTCGCGCAGCGGGAAGGAGTTCTGCACGATCAGCACCATGATCTGCATGCTCAGGCCCAGTCCCAGTCCCATCACGGCCAGGTAGGCGCAGATTTCCCAGAGGGGCGATCCCGGCTTGAGCGTGGACAGCAACACCAGGGCGAGGGCGACCAGCACGCCGCCGGCGACAGGCATCCACTTGTAGCGACCGGTCCGGCTGACCAGCTGGCCGGAGACCACCGAGGCCACCAGCAGGGCGCCCATCATCGGGATCATCAGCAGACCTGATTCGGTGGCGTTCACGCTGAAGGCCATCTGGAGGTAGGTCGGCAGATAGCCGATGGCGCCGAACATGGCCACGCCGATCAGCAGGCCGGCCACCGTTGCCAGATTGAAGTTGAGGTCCTTGAACAGGTGCAACGGAATGATCGGCTCGGCCGTCCGGCGTTCCACCAGGACGAAGGCAACCCCGCTGAGAACGGTGCCGGCGATCAGTCCGAGGATGATCGGATCGCTCCATTCATACTTGCTGCCGCCCCACGTCGCGAACAGCACGAGGCAGGTCGTTGCGATCGCGAGCAGCACCATGCCGCCGAGGTCCAGGCGCGGTTTCCCGCGGTGCTTGGGCAGCTTCAGGAAGAACACGGCTCCGGCCAGCGCCAGCAGGCCCAGCGGGATGTTGATCCAGAACACCCAGCGCCAGCCGGGTCCCTCGGTGAACCAGCCGCCCAGCAGCGGACCGGCGACAGAGGCGATGGCGAAGACGCCACCCATCATGCCCATGTACTTGCCGCGTTCGCGGGGCGGCACGACGTCGGCGATGACGGCCTGCGACAGGATCATCAGACCGCCGCCGCCGAGGCCCTGAACGACGCGGGCGGTGATCAGCACACCCATGTCGTTGGCGAGGCCGCCGATGACGGAACCGATCATAAACAGGATAATGGCCGCCATCAGCAGGGCTTTGCGTCCCATCAGGTCGCCGAGTTTGCCGTAGATGGGCATGGTGATGGTGGAGGCGAGAATGAAGGCCGTGATCACCCAGAGCATGTCGCTGACGCCGTGAAGTTCGCCCACGATGGTGGGCAGTGCCGTGCTGAGCACGGTCTGGTTCAGGGCGGCCAGAAGCATCGAGAGCATCAGGCCCACGAAGAGCAGCACCATGTGCTGCTTGCCTTTTGCCGGTCCTTCTGCCGGTCCCGCGGCGGGGACAGCATGCTGGGTCATGAAATTTTCCTTAGTAAATGGTGGAGAAGGGTCACTGACGGCCCGAGGGTCTCCGCGGAGATTCCCTCGACGGGGTCGAAATCAGCTGAGGTGAGATTGAAGCGGATGGGGACGCCGGCGATCATGACCAGCATGCGTGC
It includes:
- a CDS encoding PLP-dependent cysteine synthase family protein, which produces MIRAQQQDRAWADGALRRINAENNRSADTHLYSVPLPEHWGVQLYLKDESTHRTGSLKHRLARSLFLFGLVNGWIREGTTIVEASSGSTAVSEAYFAQLLGLPFIAVMARTTSREKIALIEQFGGSCLLVDHASEVYGAAADLARRTDGHYMDQFTYAERATDWRGNNNIAESIFGQLALEEHPIPRWIVVGAGTGGTSATIGRYLRYHRHNTELAVVDPENSAFYPGWLESRGAPGGGPGSGPAAPDPVAAAAAGGQPSRIEGIGRARLEPSFVPAVIDHMIPVPDAASVAAMRHLLDHAGLHAGPSTGTNLWGVWQLIAAMIAEGQRGSVVSLMCDGGDRYAGNYYSPDWLRSQGLDPEPHEATLREFFASGTWPH
- a CDS encoding Fur family transcriptional regulator, with protein sequence MSQGATADGSRTTLPAPAAVKEQRVTKQRLAVSAVLDELPDFVSTQELHRILQDRGTSVSLATSYRILQSLADEGLVDVLRNADGEAVYRRCAVTGHHHHLLCRSCGKAVEVEAPAVEAWAARTATEHGFTAVEHTVEIFGLCPDCTARAAG
- a CDS encoding MDR family MFS transporter, coding for MTQHAVPAAGPAEGPAKGKQHMVLLFVGLMLSMLLAALNQTVLSTALPTIVGELHGVSDMLWVITAFILASTITMPIYGKLGDLMGRKALLMAAIILFMIGSVIGGLANDMGVLITARVVQGLGGGGLMILSQAVIADVVPPRERGKYMGMMGGVFAIASVAGPLLGGWFTEGPGWRWVFWINIPLGLLALAGAVFFLKLPKHRGKPRLDLGGMVLLAIATTCLVLFATWGGSKYEWSDPIILGLIAGTVLSGVAFVLVERRTAEPIIPLHLFKDLNFNLATVAGLLIGVAMFGAIGYLPTYLQMAFSVNATESGLLMIPMMGALLVASVVSGQLVSRTGRYKWMPVAGGVLVALALVLLSTLKPGSPLWEICAYLAVMGLGLGLSMQIMVLIVQNSFPLREVGTATASNNFFRQIGATLGSAMVGSLFASRLAELLAERLPAAATGGGTPGGANSLTPAVVSQLPAPVKEAIISSYNDALTPIFIWMVPLAVVAAVLMCFVRQKPLATAIEHDVLSESISEGNILITADDAEDEAPVPASGSRN
- a CDS encoding sulfurtransferase — its product is MQTLMDVATLKDRLDGADTTGPGTVLLDVRWALGDPHGREQYRAGHLPGAVFVDLASELAGPADPSRGRHPLPPLEQFQASVRSWGVRSGDVLVAYDDSGNLAAARLWWMLRNAGFPEVYLLDGGLAAWRGAGFDLESGERQAEPGDVVLSGGAMPVIDAGQAASWAGQGLLLDARAGERYRGEFEPVDPRAGHIPGAVSAPTTGNVGAEGRFLPPAALRDRFTGLGVRADVPTAVYCGSGVTAAHEIAALEIAGFPAALYPGSFSEWSNKPSNPVATGDAPYAEGAAAD
- a CDS encoding MBL fold metallo-hydrolase, with amino-acid sequence MLLTKYTHACVRLEKDGKVLVFDPGNFSETDQALAGADAVLITHEHPDHIDVDAVTAALLAGGSLQLFAPAGVAAQLREKAPDAGPRIHAVAPGEDFETAGFSVRSFGGQHALIHPQIPVVANIGYFVDSNVYHPGDSFIVPDGVEVRTLLVPVHAPWNKVGEVVDFVIGVRAPKAFPIHDALLNENGRRLVEGHVSRFGARYGTEYRHLSSGDSVEI